Genomic segment of uncultured Desulfobacter sp.:
CTGCAGCATCCTGAACAATGAGAAGGGTCTGTTCGGGTACGACCACGGCAATGCCCTCGTGAATCTCATACACCTGTTTGCATTGGGGGCAGACCAACTTCCCCTCAATTATTTCATCGTCTGTTTGCGTTTGAATATCAGGATTAAGTACAAATTCATTGTCCAAACATTGCGGACAGATCAGCTCCTCAACCAGCCATTTTTTCATAGCAGCTCCTATTTTACACCAGAACCCGTGTAATCATATGCAGATAACCAATTACAATTCGTATTGATACGGACGGGAATAGGCAGGTTTATCAGTGAAATAATTTGATCGATAGATTGTTTTCAAAAAGCGTCGGCCTCAGCCATACAAAGATTAGGTATACCATCCGAACCCTTTGGAATCAACACCTTGACGCTTTCCGGGATAAGGTTTGTGATTAATGGGTGAATTTTTCAAAATCGTTTGGTACAATTGTTGCCAATTTTTTTCATCATTTAAACCCAAATAACGGACACGCACATGGACGCCTATTCAAATATTGTCAAAAAAGTACTCGACCAGGGACAGGTCAAGGAAAACCGCACCGGAGTAAACACCATTGCCATTGCCGGAGCCATGTTTGAACATGATATGGCCCAGGGCTTTCCATTGCTCACCACAAAATTTGTACCCTTCTCCCTTGTGGCCGGCGAGCTGGAATTTTTCATTAAAGGCATCACGGATAAAAACTGGCTGCGGGAAAAGAATAATCATATATGGGATGAATGGTGCTCACCGGCCAAGGTGGCCTACGGGCATGATGATGAGATCCGAAAAAAAATGATGGAAGAGCGGGAACTTGGCCCCATTTACGGATTCCAGTGGCGGCATTTTGGTGGTGGATATCAGGCCTGGGACAAGGCCCCGGTTCCCTCCGGGGTGGATCAGCTCAAAAATCTGGTGACCACCCTGAAGACCAATCCCGATGACCGGCGTATGATCGTGTCGGCATGGAATCCAATGGATCTTGGGCAGATGGCCCTGCCCCCCTGTCACTACGGATTCCAGGTCACGGTAATCAACGGTCGGCTTAATCTGCTGTGGAACCAGAGATCCGTGGACACAGCACTTGGACTGCCCTTCAACATTGCAAGCTATGGGCTTCTTCTTACGCTATTGGCCCAGGAATCAGGATTGAAACCGGGAACCCTTGTGGGCTTTTTGGGTGACACACACATTTATGAAAACCATGTTCAGGGACTCAAAGAACAGCTGCAAAGGGAGCCTTTTGCCCTGCCCGGCATCGAAACCACCACGTTTACCTCTATCTTTGACTGGCAGTATACGGATACGGTTTTAACGAATTATCAACACCATCCGGGCATCCGGTTTGAAATTGCTGTTTGAAAAACAAAAAGCCCTGCAAAGAATAAATCTGCAGGGCTTTGTTGTGCGTATTGCTTAAGGCTGTTTAGAGATTTTCGATGGCCTCCTGAAGTTCAGGCATAAATTCCAGGATATTTTCCACGATTCCCACATCAGCCACCTGGAAAATAGGCGCCTTAGGATTTTTGTTCACGGCAACAATGAAAGGATTACCCTTGATACCGCCCATGTGCTGGAAGGAGCCGGAGATCCCCATGGCCATGTAGACTTTAGGCTTCACGGTCTGGCCGGAGGTGCCGACCTGGCGGGATTTTTCAAGCCATTTGGCGTCAACGATGGGCCGTGAGCAGGAAAGTACGGCACCCATGGCGTCAGCCAGGTTCTGGGCAACTTCAATATTATCTTCATCTTCAATACCGCGTCCAATGGAAACCAGAACGTCGGCTTTGGTGATATCAACATCCCCCACTTCGGCTTCAACCACTTCCAGAAAGGTTCTTTTGGCCGAAAGGTCACCCGCATCACCTGATTTGTCAACCACTGATCCGGATGCACCGGCGTCCGTCGGTGCAAATGCGCCCGGACGAATGGTGATGACGGCACCGGCAGAGGCATCGCAGGTCACGTGGGTGGAAACCGCACCGCCCAGTTCCTGGCGGATAATTTTCAGGGTTCCGCCGTCCATGCCTTCAAAATCTACTACGTCAGCCGCATAGGCGGAATCCAGTTTAATGGACAGGCCGGGGGCCAGATCCATGCCGAATGTATCATGGGCGACCAGTACAATTGCATCGGCCGGAATAATATTGACCAGGGCCTTTCTCACAACTTCAGCGTTGGGATAGGCCAGAGCCGCATCATTAATTTTAATGACTTCTGAATAAGTTTTAGTAAGCGCATTGGCCACGGTGTCCAGATCTGCCCCGGAACCTGTAACCACAGCAGTAAGGGAGGCACCGGCATCAATCTTTTTTGCAGCATCCGGGAACTCCAGGGCCACATCTTCGGCCACCCCGTTTTTAAAAGGAACATATGCAAAAATCTGTGTCATGATCAAAGACCTCCTTTGGCTTTCAGCTTCTCAATCAATTTTTCAATAATCTCATCGGTGGAGCCTTCAAGCATTTCAGCGCCATCGCCCAGATCAGGAACAAAATAATCCACGCGTTTGGTCTTTGCACCGGCCTCGCCTACACTGCCGGCATCCACACCAAGGTCACCGGCACCCTTTACGGGGATCTCAACACTGGCCACTTTACGGATGCCGCGGATACCCACATAACGGGGTTCATTGATACCGGTCTGGATGGAAAGCACGCAAGGCAGCTCAATTTCGTTCATCTCCTGGTTGCCGCCTTCAATTTCCCGGCCCACTTTGATTTTACCGTCGGCGGGTTCAATCTTGTTCACCAGGGACGCATAGGGATAATCCAGCATGGCAGCCAGCATACCGCCGACCTGGCCCGCGCCTTCATCGGCCTGGGCGCCGGTGAGAATCAGGTCATATTTGCCCTTTTCAACTTCAGCTTTGAGAATGGCGGCAATACCTTTACCGTCAGAACCCTCAAAGGCATCATCACAGAGAAGTACGCCGTTATTGGCACCCATGGCCATTTCACGCCTGAGAACCTCTTCAGCCTCATCATCACCTACAGTTACAACAGTGATGCTGCCGCCCAGGTTATCCACAATCTGGATGGCCTCTTCAACAGCATAGTTATCCCACTCATTCACGGAATAGACCAGATCATCACGATCCAGGTCATTGCCATCGGAATTGAGTTCAAATTCGTTCTCAGCAGTATCCGGAACGCGTTTGACGCACACCAAAATGTCCATTATTGTCTCCTTAAGCGTTTTGGGTCTGCCGGATTTATGGGCACCGGCAGCCATATATTGTTAAGCGTTAATTATGCTAAATGTTCCTCAATGAGCTGCGTAAAATCAATGGCTTCCATCTCGCCTTCTTTTCCGGCCACTTTAATGGCATCCTGGATATTTACCAGACAGAACGGACAGGCTGTAACGATCACATTGGCACCGGCTTCGGCTGCCATATTTACCCTTAGAACCCCCATGCGGGTCTCTTCTTCGGGTTCATAAAACAGCATCAGGCCTCCGCCGCCGCAGCAGAAGGACCGGTCACGGCTTTTTTCCAGCTCCACACGGGTCAGGCCGTCAATGGCATCCAAGGCCTGCCTCGGGGATTCATAGATACTGTTGTGACGCCCCAGATAGCAGGGATCATGATATACGTACACTTTATCCCGGTCTTTGCACGGTTTCATAACCAGCGCACCCGATTCAATTTTTTCAGCCACAATTTCACTGATATGTTTGACAGGGGGCAGACCTGTATAGTCTTTTTTCAACGCATTCAGGGCATGGGGGTCGGCCGTAACAATCTGTTTGACACCGGATTCAAGAATGGCTTCGGTATTATGGGCTTTGAGCTCCTGGTAAAGCATCTCTTCACCAAACCGGATCACCTCGTTACCACTGTCTTTCTCCTCTTTGCCCAGGACACCGAAATCCACACCGGCCTTTTCGAGAATGATGGCGGTCCTGCGGGCAATTTCCTGGATATTGTCGTCATAGGAAGTAATACTGTCCACAAAGTACAGGGTCTCTGCAGTCTCAGTGCCCAGGTCCTTGACCTTGTGGGTTTCGGCAAAGGTTTTTTCATTGGCCCAGTCCGCGCGTTTTTTCTCCATTTTGCCATAGGGATTACCGCGTTTTTCAAGGGCTTTAAGGGGCTTTTGCAGGGACTGGGGCACCATGCCCTTATCTACCATACCGCGGCGCAGGTCAACCATCTTATCGATATATTCAATCCCCAGGGGACACTCCTGTTCACAGGCACCGCAGGTGGTACAGGACCAGATTTCATCTTCCGTATAAATATCCTCCACCAAAAGCTTGTCTGATTTATAGATCACACCGGACTTGATGGGATAATTCTTGAAAATCAGATCCCGGGCCTTGATGGTGATAAACCGAGGAGACAAAGGCCGCCCGGCAGCATTGGCCGGACACTGATCGGAACAGCGGCCGCAATCTGCACAAGAATAAAAATCAAGCATATGCTTCCAGGTAAAATCCTCAAGATGCTTAACACCAAAAGAGTCAAGACTGTCCAGTTCCGCATCGGAAACACCGTATTTCACCGGCTTGATATTGCCTGTTTTCACCCGCATGAAAAAGACATTGAAAATAGAGGTGATGACGTGGAAATGTTTTCCCAGGGGCAAAAAGCACAGAAAAAAGAAAAAGGTAAAATCATGCACATAATACATGATGATGTGCAGACCCTGGAGGGTTTCCAGGGAGGCCATTTGAAGCGTCTTTGAAAAGATCCAGGCCAGGGAAAACAGCGCGGGGAAGTGGGCTTCACCGGCGGACTGATAGTTATAGGCGGCAGCAGACGCCTCAAAAAGACTTTCCGAAATCATCAGGGTGGAGATAATGCCCAGAACAAAAACGGCTTCGGCCGTGTGGTCATGGCCATATTTTTCGGGCACGGCATAGCGGGCGGGTTTTTTAATTCCCCGGCGCCAGGCCGCAATGATACAGGCCACAAGAACGGCTGTGGCGGCGTAATCTTTCAAGAAATTGTAAGCCGTACCAAGGCCGCCGCCCAACCCGGGGAACACAAAGCCGTCAAACAACCCTTCGATCACAAGGCTTGTGGAGCGGATGGAAAGAATTAAAAAACCAGCAAAGATAACGATATGCAGGACACCTGCCTGCATATATCTGGGCTGGCGAATCTGGCCCAACCAGACAACGATCAGATTTTTAATCCGCTCCGGGATATTGTTAAGGCGATAGTCCGGATTGGCCCGGACCAGAGGGGCGATTCTCCGGGCAATGATGTAGGTAAAGAGCCCGACACCAATCACCGGCAGAAGAAAGGAAAAAATCACTGTTGGAAAGAAACCGAACAACATGTAGTTTGCCGGCGCAACGATCATAGACATACCGAACTTACCTCCATATTAAATAATAAGTATAGTGAATCCAGGCTCAATGTGCTTTAGTAAACATCTTCCTTGGCGTCAAGCAAAAAGCATAAATGGCAGGTTAACGCACCTATCCCTTCCCAGGGATATCTGGTAGGAAAAAACAGTATCATTTTTACCTGATGGGGTTTAGAGTCAACCCTCCCGGACACCCGTCAGAAAAAGATCCACCAAGGGATCGGCCATGGTACCAAGGTCATAGCGTCCCTGGGCATTGACCCAGGTGGAAATAACCCCCTCCACAGCCCCGAGGATAAACCGTTTCACAAGCCCGACAAAAAGATCCTGGCGCATGCTCCCCTCAATCTGACCCTGCTCTATGATATCCGACAACAGATCAAAGTACATCTTTGAGATATTTTTAACCTGGGACTCAATATCCCTTAAATACCTCACCTCGGATTGAAAAATAACAGCCATGCTTTTGTCACTTTGAAACTCGTCAAGATGACAGCGAATCAGATTTTTCAACTTGCTTTCGGCATCTGTACCTTTTGCCACGGCAGTATTCATTTTTTCGAACACCACATCTGTTTTAAAACTCAGGTACTGATACAGGATATCGTCCTTGTTCTTGAAATAAAGATATAACGTACCGTCCGCTACCCCGGCTTTGGCGGCAATCTGTGAAATGGTGGCTTTGTAAAACCCATGTTCTGCAAATACTGCACCGGCACTGTTTAAAATTTTATGATATTTCTCGGACTTACTTTTCTGCAAATGTGCTCATCCTTGTTGTTACCTAAATGAATAACGGATCATCCACCTGCCATTAGATTCGTGCAAACTAACTACAGATCAGTACAAATGTCAAGGGTTCCGACATGTTAAACGCCCTCATACCGCATCAATATACATTTATAATTACAAGAATTTACAGTTTAGATATCTTATCACGACCGCATCAACCACTTTTTTAAAATCCAACCCAGCCCCATGAACAGTCATTCATCCGAATCCGTCTCACAGCATAACTTTAGAAGGCATACTTGTGGTTCCACGGACTTACAGGCGTGATTGCCCCAGGACAGTACCCCAAAACGAAAAACATGCAAATTCAATACATTTTTCTAACCTTCATATAAAATTATGGTCACTGCTTTTATTGAACTTGATTTTAGGTTATTTTAATGCAAAAAGTTTATGATTCCTAACCATCCTTTACACACATGATATTACTTACATACGGGAGGATTTCACCATGACCCATCCACAATCCGAAGAATACCGCAAACTGCTTGATTACGGCAGACCCCCCAATGTGAAAAAGTGCTTCCCCAACTCAAAGGCGCTCATTGTCAGCGGCAAATATATTGACCGCGCCATGCTGACCAAAGGCAGCTGCATGACCATTGCCGCCAACGGCAGGAATGCCTTTGTTATCAAAGGGACCCTTGCCGCGGCCCAGCGTGCCAATGCGGCCGTTATCATTGAAATTGCCCGGTCCGAGGGCGGTACCGGCGCCTATTGCGCCACAAGCCTTTGGAACATTGCACGACAGACCGATGCCTATATGAATGAAATGGGAATCACCGTTCCCGTGGCCATCCATGCAGACCATTTCGGCATAAAAAAGCCCGAAGACATTGCACCTGCTAAAACCGAAATCCAATCCTTATTTGACACCGGCATTACCTCCATAGCCATTGACGCATCCCACATGCCCGACGACCAAAATCTTTTGGCCAACATTGAGTTAAATCCCTATGTGCCTGACTGGGCAGGTCTTGAAACCGAAGTGGGAGAGATAAAAGGAGAACAAGGCCTTTCAACCCCTGAAGAAGCGCTGTTTCTAATTCAGGGGCTCAATGCCCACAGTATTTTTCCGGACTGGATCGCCCTGAACAACGGCACCACCCACGGCATTGAACAAAACGATGCGGGCATCAATGTCGAGCTGACGACACAAATCCATGACAGCCTGGCCCCGTACGGAATCTCCGGTGCCCAGCACGGGACATCGGGGAACAATTCGGAGCGACTGCGCCAGATTGCCAAGCACACCAAAACCACAAAAGCCAATGTTGCCACGGCCCTGCAGATGATCTCCTGGGGGGTGAAGGTCAATGATTTCGGCAACGCCATCATGGATGCATCGGGCAATTTCATTAAAGAACCCGGCAAAGGGGTTTCCCAGGCCACATGGGAAAAGATGTGTACGGTTGCCGCAGCCAATGACTGGAAAAAAGGAAACTTTAAAAAACTGAACAATCCCTTTGAAAATATTCTGACGGCCCAGAATGCGCCTGTTCGGGAACGAATGGTCAAAGGCGTTGAAGAATTTGTGTTTACCTTGCTCACCGATGTGTTCAATGCAACGGATACCGCAGACCTGATCAAAAAACACATTTTAGAAACCCAGTCCCATACCCCCGGTTTCAAAGCGAAAAAAATTGAACAAAAAGAGAATTGGACCCGGGAAAAAATTATTGAGAAGGCCGCCAAGATTAACTCAGATAAAGGCCCTGAAGGAGATTTTGATGATTAACAATTTTTTCTAAAGTTTTAATTTTGCCAAGCCGATATTGGGTTTAAGGAGAAAACTAAAATGCAGATACCTTCATACCAAATACAAAATGTCTTGAAAGTTTATTCAAGGCAATTTAGCCAGGGCAAACTGCTGGGGAAAAATAAATTCAGCGATGCCAACAAGGTTTCTGCAGACAGTGTCAGTATCTCATCGGAAGGCAAACGTCAGGCCGTTATAGATAAGGTTGCCAGCAACATTGTAGATAAAATTATCACCGAAGGCCCCAATGAAAAAGATGAGGCCCGGATCACCGAACAGATTGAAAAAGAGCTGGGGAAAAAAATTGATTTTACCAAAGGAAGAAATCAATTCACCTACACCTCGGTCGATGAAAATAATAATAAGGTTGTCCAGACCTTGTCCGTGGAGGATTCCAAATTTATTGTAGAACGGATGACGGAACTGGCACGCCAGGTGGCTGATTTCAATATGGAATCCCAGGAGGGTGTTTAATATGAAAATTAATAACAATCTCACACAGCAGTATATCAATCAAAGTTACGCTGCAAATAATGCCAATGCCAATGCCAACACCACCGCCAACACCTCGGCGGACCAGGGAACGCAAACCCAGGAGCGCCTTGCGGACAGCATTAACTTATCCTCCACCACCAAGGACCTTCAAAGAATTGCCACAGAGTCTGCCAAAGAGTCCGAAGCGAGAGTCCAGATGGTTGCAGACCTCAAAGAACAGGTTCAGACAGGTCAGTACACAGTGAATGCAGAGAAGGTCGCAGAAAAAATAGTCGGATCTATTTTGAACGAAGTGGGCTAACAAAGCGGCATTTTTTTCCCTCCTGCCTGAGGCATCGATCCCCTCGGATTGATCTCTTCGGGCAGGAGTTTTTATTTGTACTCATAACCACTTGATTTCTAATCAAAAATTCAATAAAATAAAATCATCAAAAATTCAAACCTAATCGGCACGCTTGCTGCATAAACTCTTCCTAAAAAAGGAGGAAAATATGACCAATATCAACAACATCCAAAACATCTCCCAAATACTTGACGGTCAGTCAAAAAAGGTTTCTCGGACCAGTGGGCAGGAATTTGAGGCCTTGCTCAATTCAGCCCAGGAGAAGAAAATACAGGCACCCGAAGAGAGTTCACAGACCAGCGAATTGGGTGAGATCTCCGCAATGGATTTTGATATTCAAACCGTATCTGAAATCGTTACGGATAAAACAGACAAACTGCTGACCAGTCTGGAAAGGTACGCATTCCAGCTTGACGACACCAACGTCCCTCTAAAGGAGATTGAACCCATAGTTGAAGGGCTCAATGAAGACGCTGCATCTTTATTGGAAGAAACGCTGTCTCTGGGAGAAGATGATCAGGACCTCATAGATATTGCCACCAGCACGGCAATTGCCGCAAAAACCGAATATTTGAAATTCCAGCGGGGGGATTACCTGTAGACAAACAAGAGGCCTTAAACGTCAAGCTTTTTTTGCCTGCAAACCTCTTTGGCTGCCTGCCAGTGCGTCTCTTTTTCTTCGGCAGGCATCTGCTTTAAATCAAGGCCTTTTTCTTCAATGGCCGCTTCCATGGTTCTGAATCGTTCCTCAAATTTTGATGTGGAGCGGTAAAGTGCCGTTTCCGGATGAAACCCGGCAAATCTTGCCACATTCACAAGGGAAAAAAGGATATCTCCAAATTCAACGATGGCATCATCCTTGTTCTCGGAGAGCGCCGCCTCAAATTCATGTATTTCTGAAACAGCCGTATCCAGAACCTGGCCCAGATTTTCCCACTCAAATCCGGCTTTAACTGCAGATTTTGAAACTTTTAACGCCCTCAGCAGACTTGGCATACCGCCAGGCACATTATCAAGGGCTGATGGTCTTTCCGGTGCACCTGAACCGGATTTTTCTTTGGCCTTAATTGCCTCCCATTGCTTATTCAACGCATCTTCGGATGCAATCTGACTGTCTGCATAAACATGGGGATGGCGACGAATCATTTTCTCAGCCACGGTATTTACCACCCGGTCAAAGGGAAACCGGCCCGGGTCGGCATAAATTTCCATGATAAAAAGAATCTGAAAAAGAACATCACCAAGTTCTTCTACAATATTGTCTTCATCATCTTTGACAATGGCTTCTTCCAGTTCATATAGCTCTTCGGCCAGACACTTCCACATGGTGGCGGGGGTCTGCTTTCTGTCCCAGGCACATCCGTTCTCTCCCCGAAGCCTTCGAATAATCTCAAGCAGGGGAACTATTGTTTCCACGTTTGTTTTAATCCTTCCAGCTCTTTACTAAAATCCATTTTGATGTTTTGGGAAATAAACAGGGTCAGGGCATCGGCAACCCGGGCAAGGTAGGGTGCCGTGCGGGACGCAGCCATATGATTACTGCCGTTGGGGGTAAAACTTGTGATGATTATAAAAAGGACCGTTGTGATAAGGATGCCTTTGGCCGCCCCGAAAATGACACCAAATGTTCTGTTCACCCAGCCCAAAAATACTATATTCAATAATTTATGGATCAAGGCGGCCACAAGTCCAACAGCAATCAGAATCAGACAAAACAACAGAAAAAAACAGACCAGTTTTTGAATCTGTGGCGATGGAATCCATGACTCAACATAGGGAATAAACTGGGGGTAATAGGTATTGGCCCCATAGAAACCAGCCACAACGCCCACGATGCCGGATATCTCCCGCACCAGGCCTTTAAAGCCCCCCCGAATAAGGCAAAACCCCACAATGATCAATACGCAAAGGTCAAAAAAATTCATATCTTCCCTTAATTTGATTGTGATTTCAAAAGCAGAGCCTGAAAAGTGTCCCGTGTTTGAGCGAAAATGCCAACATGCAAGGCGTAGAAAAATTTGTAACCATAGCGACCCCTTGGTTATGAAAATTGCAAACCTTTCAGCAACGCCGCAGTAGGGTGAATTCTTGTTCAAACACCAAGTACAAACAGATAACAGCAGGGCCAGTTCCCAGTCAAGATTTTTATTGACCTTTAAACCAATAAAATGCACCCTATAGCCCATGAAAAATCTTGAGTTTCAGAATATTACCCTTGCCCAAAAACTCTTTGGGGCACACAATACCAACCTGGAAAAAATCGCCCGGGCCTTTGATGTTAAAATAAACTCAAGGGGCGGGGAAATTTCAGTCGATGGTACGGAAAAACAAACAGACAAAGTCGTTGACCTGATCAACCAGCTTTATGAACTTTTAGAAGAAAAAATAAGGCTGACACCCGCGGTGGTTGATGCCGCCATTAATGCGATCAGACAGGGCCGCTCCACCCCTTTAAAAAAAATTTTTACCACCACAATCGTGGTAACGGCCAAAAACAAACCCATCACCCCCCGGACCCCAACCCAGTTGGTATACACCGAGGCCATAAAAAACAATGACATCCTTTTTGGTATCGGCCCGGCCGGAACCGGCAAAACATACCTGGCAATGGCCATGGCCGTTGCAGCGTTTACAAAGGGGGATGTAAAAAAAATTATTCTCACCCGTCCTGCGGTGGAAGCCGGCGAAGCACTGGGGTTTCTTCCCGGCGATCTGGCTGAAAAAATCAATCCATATTTGCGGCCACTGTACGATGCCCTTTATGATATGCTTGATTTTGAAAAAGCCAGAGCATATATTGAGCAGGAAACCATTGAGATCGCACCCATTGCATTTATGAGGGGCAGAACCCTGAATGATGCGTTTATCATTCTGGACGAAGCCCAAAACACCACCTCCCAGCAGATGAAAATGTTTTTGACCCGGATTGGATACGGATCAAAGGCCATTGTCACAGGTGATATCACCCAGACAGACCTGCCGGGCGGAAAAAAATCGGGTCTGGTGGAAGCCAGGAAACTGCTTGCCCGAATACGGGGAATCTCATTCATAGAATTTTCAAAGGAAGATGTTGTCAGACACCGGCTGGTGTCCGATATTATCAACGCTTATGAGAAAAGCAAATAACCAGGGTTGGTTTAAGTGGAGCGGGAAAGACCTGTCGAGCACCCCGTATCTGCCGCCCGTCATGTTTCTTCTGGTCGTAACCCTCTTCGTTCTGGCCCAGACCTTTGACCACACCACTGAATCCTATGTCTATGAAATAGGGGATGTTGCAAGCAGGGACATCAAGGCTCCCAAGGATTTCTTCATTGAAGACAAGGCCACCAACCTGGCCAAAATGGAAGCAGCCAAAACATCAATCAAAACGGTATATGATTTTGACGCAAACCTGTTAAAGAATATAACCGCCGGCGTTTCATCGGCCATGCAGTTTGGCCGAAATATGTTCAAAGAAGCAGAAAATGCCCAGGAAAACATCCCAGCAGAACCGGAGGATACCGAGGATACGGATGAGACCGCCTTGCCCGAATCTTCAGAACCCTCCTTCTCCATGGCCCTGGCGATCAAGCCTGAATTTGAAAAAAAACTGGGCATAGAAATCTCCAAAGGCGCATTCCAGATCCTGTTCAAAGAAAAATTTTCCGAAGAAATTACAGGATACTTAACCGCCATCATAAACACCATTTTGACCAACGGGGTCGTAGGCAACAAAGAGATCCTTCTGGCCGAAGAGGAAAAAGGGATCACCCTGAGAACCATCCAG
This window contains:
- a CDS encoding CvpA family protein, whose protein sequence is MNFFDLCVLIIVGFCLIRGGFKGLVREISGIVGVVAGFYGANTYYPQFIPYVESWIPSPQIQKLVCFFLLFCLILIAVGLVAALIHKLLNIVFLGWVNRTFGVIFGAAKGILITTVLFIIITSFTPNGSNHMAASRTAPYLARVADALTLFISQNIKMDFSKELEGLKQTWKQ
- a CDS encoding PhoH family protein, which produces MKNLEFQNITLAQKLFGAHNTNLEKIARAFDVKINSRGGEISVDGTEKQTDKVVDLINQLYELLEEKIRLTPAVVDAAINAIRQGRSTPLKKIFTTTIVVTAKNKPITPRTPTQLVYTEAIKNNDILFGIGPAGTGKTYLAMAMAVAAFTKGDVKKIILTRPAVEAGEALGFLPGDLAEKINPYLRPLYDALYDMLDFEKARAYIEQETIEIAPIAFMRGRTLNDAFIILDEAQNTTSQQMKMFLTRIGYGSKAIVTGDITQTDLPGGKKSGLVEARKLLARIRGISFIEFSKEDVVRHRLVSDIINAYEKSK